In one window of Thermodesulfobacteriota bacterium DNA:
- a CDS encoding zinc dependent phospholipase C family protein, translated as MTIIAVLLLPGEALAWGPATHLEVGKTILENTKLLVPPIRALLLAYPYDFLYGNISADIVIGKNLVEELKHCHNWKVGFRLLRRAETDSQKAFAYGYLSHLSADTIAHNHFIPEMMIKSFSARSLRHIYWEMRFDALAEKGIWQLPRKFIKEVHRDNDRLMGETIEDTPLSFRTNKTIFSSMLMLHRFEQWHKMLGLLSSSSKWALSKEEKERYFAISVDSVIDLLTFSHKAHCIRKDPTGRHSLNAAKFIRKRLKTIQRSGRDWETAMESALKWVRI; from the coding sequence ATGACAATTATCGCAGTCCTCCTCCTTCCGGGTGAGGCACTCGCGTGGGGGCCGGCAACGCACCTGGAGGTCGGGAAGACAATACTTGAAAATACAAAGCTCCTCGTCCCGCCCATAAGGGCGCTCCTCCTTGCCTACCCATATGACTTCCTCTATGGGAACATCAGCGCTGATATCGTGATAGGGAAAAACCTCGTCGAAGAGCTCAAGCACTGCCACAACTGGAAGGTCGGCTTCAGGCTCCTCAGGAGGGCCGAGACCGATTCCCAGAAGGCCTTTGCCTACGGGTATTTGAGCCACCTCTCGGCTGATACCATAGCCCACAACCATTTCATCCCCGAGATGATGATAAAGAGCTTCTCGGCAAGGAGCCTCCGCCACATATACTGGGAGATGAGGTTCGACGCGCTCGCTGAAAAGGGCATATGGCAGCTTCCCAGGAAGTTCATAAAGGAAGTCCACCGGGACAACGACCGACTGATGGGCGAGACCATCGAGGACACGCCCCTTTCCTTCCGCACCAACAAGACCATATTCTCGAGCATGCTGATGCTCCACAGGTTCGAGCAGTGGCACAAGATGCTGGGCCTACTCTCGTCCTCATCCAAATGGGCCTTGAGCAAGGAAGAGAAGGAACGGTACTTCGCCATATCGGTCGACAGCGTCATAGACCTCCTCACCTTCTCACACAAGGCGCACTGCATAAGGAAGGACCCCACCGGCAGGCATTCCCTCAATGCCGCGAAGTTCATAAGGAAGAGGTTGAAGACCATCCAGAGGAGCGGCAGGGATTGGGAAACAGCCATGGAGAGCGCGCTCAAGTGGGTGAGGATATGA
- the coaBC gene encoding bifunctional phosphopantothenoylcysteine decarboxylase/phosphopantothenate--cysteine ligase CoaBC produces MSLLKAKKITLGVTGAISAYKALELARLLVKEEAVVRPVMTRSAAEFISPLSLSTLCCNPVSMELFDSIGEARISHIELAQKADLIIVAPATANFIGKAAAGIADDLLTNIAMAASAPILLAPSMNTRMWENPVVMENVRKLERAGYRFIGPEEGALACGYEGKGRLAKVEDILDAAMEALSPKDLKGEKVLVTAGPTREAIDPVRYVSNASSGKMGYAVARAARRRGAEVVLVSGPTYIPKPAGITHVPVTTAEEMLDACERHFAQSTIVVMAAAVADYRPTKSYPTKVKKEAKTLSLEMERTPDVLKYMGKHKKEGQLLVGFALETDALEENARKKLKEKNLDLVVGNTPAGLDSDLNQVTLIDRDGKKAVLPPLMKDEVAERILDLAAGLKR; encoded by the coding sequence GTGAGTTTACTTAAGGCTAAAAAGATCACCCTTGGCGTTACAGGGGCCATATCGGCCTACAAGGCCCTCGAGCTTGCGCGCCTTCTCGTGAAGGAAGAGGCTGTCGTCCGTCCAGTGATGACGAGGTCGGCGGCCGAGTTCATAAGCCCCTTGAGCCTGTCGACCCTCTGCTGCAACCCGGTCTCGATGGAGCTTTTCGATTCTATTGGAGAGGCCAGGATAAGCCACATCGAGCTTGCGCAAAAGGCCGACCTCATCATAGTCGCCCCGGCCACCGCGAACTTCATCGGCAAGGCCGCTGCCGGAATAGCCGACGACCTTCTTACGAACATAGCGATGGCCGCCTCGGCCCCGATACTCCTCGCCCCTTCCATGAATACGCGGATGTGGGAGAACCCTGTCGTAATGGAAAACGTAAGGAAGCTTGAGAGGGCGGGATATCGCTTCATCGGGCCCGAAGAGGGGGCGCTCGCCTGCGGCTATGAGGGCAAGGGACGCCTCGCAAAGGTGGAGGACATACTCGACGCAGCGATGGAGGCCCTGAGCCCAAAGGACCTTAAGGGCGAGAAGGTGCTCGTTACGGCCGGCCCCACGCGCGAGGCAATAGACCCGGTGCGCTACGTTTCGAACGCATCGTCCGGCAAGATGGGCTATGCCGTCGCAAGGGCCGCCCGGAGGCGGGGAGCGGAGGTGGTGCTCGTTTCAGGCCCTACTTACATTCCGAAGCCCGCAGGCATCACGCATGTGCCCGTGACCACCGCAGAGGAAATGCTGGATGCCTGCGAAAGGCATTTTGCCCAGTCGACGATAGTCGTAATGGCCGCCGCGGTCGCCGATTACAGGCCCACGAAGAGCTATCCCACGAAGGTAAAGAAGGAGGCAAAGACCCTTTCCCTTGAGATGGAGCGGACGCCCGACGTGCTGAAATACATGGGGAAGCACAAGAAGGAAGGCCAGCTCCTCGTGGGGTTCGCGCTCGAGACCGACGCGCTTGAGGAGAACGCCAGGAAGAAGCTCAAGGAGAAGAACCTCGACCTCGTGGTCGGCAACACCCCAGCAGGGCTCGACAGCGACTTGAACCAGGTGACCCTCATCGACCGCGACGGGAAGAAGGCGGTCCTGCCGCCTTTAATGAAGGACGAGGTCGCGGAGAGGATTCTGGACCTGGCGGCGGGCCTTAAAAGATGA